A part of Miscanthus floridulus cultivar M001 chromosome 6, ASM1932011v1, whole genome shotgun sequence genomic DNA contains:
- the LOC136457927 gene encoding glutathione S-transferase T3-like — MQGANQSHSSFWRRIYYYYGTHRKPFASRIESSLMHRWMYILENVNKYCACYDAIECRNQSGKTIQDKVSEALTMFKGMNGEKTFTLMQCWNILKEEEKWKAKGRELAELKQAGNKKKKVRPDSTPTNVQVNITEDVTEIAPPESEARKRPQGQKKAKDALRRGGGEACMEALDKIWAKKEAFDMEKKKKKEERHMASLEERGYGTPICFP, encoded by the exons ATGCAAGGTGCTAATCAGTCTCATTCCTCCTTTTGGCGTAGAATTTATTATTACTATGGGACCCATAGGAAGCCATTTGCAAGCCGAATAGAGAGTTCACTAATGCATAGATGGATGTATATTTTGGAGAATGTCAACAAGTACTGTGCTTGCTATGATGCGATTGAGTGTAGAAATCAAAGTGGAAAAACCATTCAAGACAAG GTTTCTGAAGCATTAACTATGTTCAAAGGAATGAACGGTGAGAAGACATTCACTCTCATGCAGTGCTGGaacattttgaaggaagaagagaagTGGAAGGCCAAGGGGAGGGAACTGGCAGAGCTGAAGCAAGCCGGTAACAAGAAAAAGAAGGTTCGCCCAGACTCCACTCCCACGAATGTACAAGTCAACATCACTGAAGATGTCACTGAGATTGCACCTCCAGAGTCCGAAGCCCGAAAGAGGCCACAGGGACAGAAGAAGGCAAAAGATGCTCTAaggcgaggaggaggtgaagcttgcATGGAGGCTTTGGACAAAATATGGGCGAAGAAGGAGGCATTTGACAtggagaaaaagaagaagaaagaggagagGCACATGGCTTCACTTGAAGAAAGAGGGTACGGCACGCCGATATGTTTCCcgtga